In Lasioglossum baleicum unplaced genomic scaffold, iyLasBale1 scaffold1293, whole genome shotgun sequence, the DNA window tatgtatatatgtatatatgtatatatgtatatatgtatatatgtatatatatatatgtatatatatatatatatatatatatatatgcgtaACATACGTGAGTGCTTGATTAATTTGTTTTCTCTTGGTGACTGCTTATGCTCCTGATGTTGAATTTTGGATGGCGATACCATTCCTATGCTATACACTGCACAGACAACAACGATATTTTGCTTTtactgtactttagtatttttACGACACTTTCCATTCTCACAAACGCACCACGTATTGTCACAAATATTTCGTTGCATATTATCTGTTATATCCGTTTATTTAGAAAACTGTGATTTAACAGCTACAAATTAcaccataattttcattttagaaCAAGTAAACCCGTCTTCTGAACCGTTCTGAACGTCTCCATGAACTGAAGTTATGTGCCCTACAtgattatttgaaaaaatatacTAAACGTACATTCAAGGATGGCCACTACAAGAAAAATCCCTAGTTTTGATTGCTCGTGTATTGAAAACTTATAGAAATTTAATTATACGATATAATTACTGATTGAAATatgattattaaataattttaacaactATTCAATAATAGGCTTTTTTTTATAGGAGTAAGTTTTATAacttttcttccttttcttctaatttttcatacaaattttcataatataaaaCGAATAATTCCGTAGTTCaagcaattatatatatatgatagATACATATACAAGCATTTCAAAacgaatcaatttcattttgatttttatttgtatCAAGTCTAGGTAGCTCTCTCTTCCACAAATGTTTTCACTTGGCATTGAGAATCGAAATTCAGATCATTCGATTCATACGTATTTATTTCCTCTGTTCTTTGTGTATTATCTTTATATTAAAATTCGGAGacgttaattttacgaatatacAAAAACTTTACGAAacttattaaattacagtaaaaaattgttatatgtaaagttttcgaaattgtaaatgttcaaattattctatttttattaatttgtatttgtaatttgtaatttggtatttttatgttttgtatttccttAGTACGAATAAACAAGCAACGAGTTTAATTGTACGTTTGTTGCAAGTTTCATAAATTTACAACATACGATAACAATTCCAATAAATTGTGTTCCAATTCCAATTGCATTGAATAGGAAAATAAAAACAATGTCTTACAAacagtataaaattattatagtatttaTACATATGAGGTTCTCtgctttcttattttttaaatgaaatagcgattaaatttataatatatttaaataatttaaattagaacGAAATGTTGAATAAAAATAGTTGAGAAGCACTGAAGATTGTGGTGGCAGTAAGAGAGGTACATTGAAACACATTTGTCAGTGAAAGCGATTGTTGGCCAGGTGGATCGTTGTGATGATTTGTTTGATTAAACGTGAACAATGTTCAATCTTTTACGAAGTCTAATTTTCGGAGTGTTTCTTAGTCTCGTAAACACTAGTATgcctaattcatggtatgaaaatTTACCCGCGGTGGCCTTAGATTACAAAGTTCATATCGATGCTGGAAAAGAAGATTGTTACTTTCAATATGTTGATGCTGGTGCTACTTTCTATGTAAATTTCCAGGTATGTAATTGTTTATTACACTATCATTTTACTGAGAATGCTTTTCTTATACATTTACTTGAGTTGAGAACCGCATAACACTTGAAGATACACGAGTATTTCCTTAAAATTTTAGATACCATTCATTTGAGTATTTAACCATATGGATGTATATATTGCGATTATAGATTTTCAAATATTTGGaaggaaagaaaattttcaaacatatttaTACACGCAGGTAGTACGTGGTGGAGATGGAAAAGCTGTTTTGCAATAAGAAATCCAAATGGAATAATAGTTCATCGTTATCAGTGGCTTTCTAGTTCGGATTATCAAGATACCGTGAAAGATGCTGgttattacagtatttgtatagataatcaattttccaaatttgcACCAAAATTAGTGAACTTATATATCACAGTGGTTAGGTAATAATTTTATCTACGTGTATACACTTTCAAATTTATCATGTTATGAAATGTAACTTTTAATTGTCATTAATAATACGATATAACATAGGTACGATGAATGGGATAAATATTCAAGAGAGCTGGAGGAATTAAATATTTCCGTAGAAAACTTCACAgtacgtatttattattttcatttacgTTTATCAAATTGTTTGTTACATATTTGTGCTTTGTAGTCTGTAATAACAAATGTAGAGAGAAACATTAATAAGATGCTTCAAACTCAGCATTTGAGTAGAAGTAGAGAAGCTCGAGATTTAAATTTGTTATTGGATAACAATTCTTATGTCCAAACATGGTCTATTGCACAAATAATTGTCATAATGGTAACAACAGCAATCCAGGTATATTTTGTAAGAAAACTATTCGAAGTAAAGCCAACTAGATATTCTAGGGCAGGTATATAGATATTATCAAATACACTGTAATGTATGAAAGTGAACATGTTCAACGAAAAGATCTGTGTTTACCACAGAAAAGAGTAATGACAAAGTTGCTGAATTTCTATTTGGAAATATAATACTCTTGCTTCTAGAAAATTATGTTTGTTACTTCAGTTAAAGTTTGTCATATTTTTAATagcataataatatttttcctgaAAAAGAGCTAGGAAgaatgttttaaattgtattatgTCTCACTTCCCCAGAATATGTCTCATAGACAGAACATTCCATCGattgttataaattatttaaacattaattttatttgtGTTTTACCCTCAGGCTTTTAGATAaacgtataaattatatttattaatcattAAGATTATTAGGGAACATTTATAAGATTTGTACgaagataataaataacaacataCTTTTGTTACAGAcatgttttcatttttttccaattCCTATATTTATAACTCGATGTTAGATTAATATACGAGTATGTGAGAATAAAAGGGATTAGATTAATGTAGAAGCTTGTGAAAGTTGATTTAttagaaattacattaattagcAATTCATAATTGCAGCaatctttatttaattaatagcTGATTGTTGCTTTGTTTTCCGTTGCGATTATATTTCCGTTTAACATAAGGAAACGATGTCTCTGTTTAAGATTTTTCGCGCGAACATGTTCCGAAGCAATTTCTTTCGTATAATTTCCAGGAAACCAGCCCTGTTCACCATTTAACAATTTTTCTCCATGATACCATCCGTCCGACATTTTTCTAAACACGTTTATAACATCTCCTGAAAGTAGCATACCGCGTTAgttgaaggagagagagagaaaaaaaaagaaaaaagactaAGGTAAAAGTAATAACTTTTTCGTAGAAGAGATTACACACCTGGATGTAATGATAATTCATCTGGTTGATTTGGGGAATAGTAATACAGAGCTACTACTTGAGGACAATCCCACACCTCGTAAAGAGTTTCTCCTGTCAATCCTCGTTTCGATGGCGAAACTGCTTCTAACCACCTTTGTCTTTCTGTGTCGCTTTCACATGTTAAAATATATTCGATCTGGTGTCCGGAATGATTTTCTAAGAGAGTCAATAACATTGCATTGCGTCCATTGAACGGCGAATCTTCGGAAACTGATTCTAAAGCGATTAGACTTCTTTTACAAGCATCTATAACGGTGTACGTTTCGTCGTGAGTACTGTAGCAAAGAGAAGAAAAACGTACGTTATAGAGAATATTTAACTTGACGATGGAACGAATAAAATGCGAATAAATGTCGAATGTTTATACTTGGATTTATATTTTGCGACTAGAAGGAAATCGGTGAGTAGTAATAAATAGAGAGGCGTTTATTCTTTCCAAACGTAAGTTTATATTCGGAATCTGCTTTTGTCGACAGTTGCACGACTGGCCcacttttaattaaatatttccctTTTAACACGATCGGTTTAATTTTTACGGAATATTCGAGTTTCCTGGAACATAATTACAGTTCTtcggtatatataaatagataatgATTAAGCGATAAACGTTACCTGGCTAAATTTTCCATCTCGATTTCTTTCGCCGCGGCACGGGCACCTTCGTTGCATTCAGCAACAACATAACTTAAATTGGacaaaattttttcccagtGGGTCCTATCATCGTGTTCGACTGGTAGTTTAGAAAGAACCGCATCAGCCAATAAAGGAAGCCTGAACCACATTTATATGCTTTTGTCGTTCATTCGTTATTCGATGTATAGACTGACTTATCTTACCTCGTTATTCGTTGCATGGGTAACATTAAAAAAGAGTGCAAAGATAAACTTTGGCAAGTCGAACGAGCTTCTATTTGCGAGACCGTTTCTACAAATTTTAAGCCCTTCCGCGTTCTGGAATAATTATTTCGCAGGTATAACTTTATCGACATTCGaaagaaaaacattttccaTGTACCTTAAATCTCGGAGTGTCGTATCTATGCTAACTTGTTTACAACAGTATGCAACGTAAATGTCTAAACATTTGTCGGCATATTTAAGCAATACGTTTGATAAACCGTGCAACATTGGATCGTGTCTCCATACGGTTTCCAATTCGGCTAAGAACTGTTGCGATGCTTGCAACACGCTCGGTATACCGCCGAACAGTTTATCCTTTTCGATCggtgtcaaaatttcatcgaaCAAGCAGTCGTTTAGGAATTCGTTCTTCAGCACACGAAGAGAATTCAGATAGGACGCTTCCGACGTGAGAATCTCGAATTTCGCTTCCTGGATCTTCTTCTCTTCCGTGCTCAGTCGTTCTAATGAAAAGTAAAACGTGACCGTCGAGAGGGCTTTCGATAAAATAGGAAAAAGCAACGATGCAACCAGTCGCTTACGTAAAAGACCATTATTTATAACTTGCGGCGTTTGCACCATAATATTCTATATCCCGGTTTGGCTAGATCCGTTGTAGATTGCGATGGGATCATATTTTCGACCTATGATCAGCGAGTAACGATTAAATCGTCCAGCAGCGTTCAAGAGATTCAAGAGATTCGAGATACGTTACCTCTTCATAGCCGTCCGAGTTGCAATCAAAGGCTATTCTAGCAGTGGCTGCTGCGTAAAATTGATAGAGAGGTTCCTGATCGGCAAATACGCTGTAGTGATCTAACGTGACATCGCGAAGAGTTAGAAAATTGGCAAGGATACATGCAACGGCGATTGGTCGAGTTGTCAAAGTTGCAAATCAACTTACCTACTTCCTTGTTGGTATTGCTGTACATCGGTTCCCTGCTCGAATCCCTCGTCGTTCCTGTGGATTCGTTATCGTCGTTCGTAGTGTAACCATTCAAGTAAAACGTGGAGAAAGGTCCGGTAACGTTCTTTTTAAAATGCCTGGCAAAACTGAAATATCTTCCACCGTCTAAATTCGAATGATCGTTGGAGGATTCTTTGCTTTCCTCGCAGGAATGTTCGTCGTCAACCGAGGTCCTTCTCCGCATCCGGCCTAAACTTCCTTTGGTAATGCTCCAAGTTCTTCGAAGCATTTTTATTCTTCTACCGAGAGTTCGAGTAAGGCTCACTTCACGCGGTGGAGGAGGATTCGGTTTTGTCGGTGCCTCCATATACGCGATTACCAATCGATTCGGAATCTTTTCCTCCGTTTCGgtatctttctccttttgttCTTTCCTCTGATCGAATGTTTCCGTTTCCGAATCGGTGCTGAAATCATCCTCCGGCTGGAAGGAACGAAGGCTCTCGTACGTGCTATCGTCCGATGCATCGTCTGCAAAAATAATTAACAGCTAAATCGGTGGAAAAGGAGAATAACACGCGCGAAATTCCAATCTCCGCCTGTTTCTTAAATTAACGAGAAAAGTTAGCTTCGACTGGTCTTTTTACTCTCGTACGATCATCCAGATAAATCGTCGAATTTATTTACTTTCTTTCGCCAAGATACAAGGTAGGTACACGGGGATTTTACGGTAAGATAAATGACATTTTAATCGAGgcaattttctaaaatcttGCGAGACCTTCGTGAACATAGCACGACGTTTCCTGCGTGTCCAGGTCTTCGTCTAGGTTGATCACCCTCATTTGAACCAGGCCCAGCGTTCTTTGCGAATCTTGCGTCGTTTGCTTCCTTTCAGCTtccttctcttctttcttccaTTCTTCGATATTCCTCGAACAGCCAACGAGCAACACCGATCCGTTGCCAAGGCTCACAGCCACTTAAAATCATCGTTCACGGTCAAGCGTTACTATGTCGTTCTCTTACGTTCACGCATGTACGAATGTCTGTGTGATAAGCCGAGGATATCGCGTATGCACCGACATTTGTCCAAGTTCCCAAGGTTAACAGGCAGATCGAAGAATCGCGAAATCGGGAAATGAAAGAGAAGGAAGAGGATGGAAAGCCAGGCGTATCGAGCGAATAAACAAGGTGAAATCATTTCGACCGCGCGAATCGCGTAATTTCTTTTACTTTCATTTCCACACGGGGATCGTGTCATCGACGGCGCGTGAATCGGAGGAATTATTTATACGTAGATCGAACAGCTCTTTACGTATTGTCCGTTACAGGATCGTGCACAGGTATAGAATGTACATGCAAGGTAAACGTTGGCTAGTAACCAGAGACTAGTTCGGAAGGTTGGTAAACAGTCGTATAATCCTTCTTCCCTTGGACAAATCTCAATTTCGGCGAAGCTTTTATGGTACGTCGTGTACGAAGCGTGATAAAAAGTAACCGGTGTTATTTACCTTGTGTATTCGGTCGGcggaaaattttcaaggtctgtTTCATTTCCACGACATGTCGACTCGTTACGAACGAGTCTCGCGTAAGAGCACAGTTTCACGAATAGGAAATTTTTGTATCACGGCTGAGTTGGAGGCTGAGCAGAGAACGAGGATCGAGGAACAATTGTATCGTTGGAATATTTCCCGATACGACAGAACATGATACGACACGATACGACACGACAGGGCACTATAGCACGCTATAGGGCACGATAGGGCAGGATAGGATAAAAGTATAATATAAGAAGAGGCGAGGCGGCGGGACGAGCGGCTCGGCCGTGACTGACACTGGCAGAGCGCAATATGCGCTTTCACCTCCCGGCGATCTCTGCTCGAGTCCGGTTTCCAGGCTGAACTcctcgataaaatattttcacgcGCTTCGAATTATCGCCTACGTACTCTCTTCGTACCATCGCATTGTTGTTAATCCTTCGGAAATCTCGGCGAATCGTTCGAATCGTTCGAATCGTCCTTGGCGGTAGGTAGTAGCATGTCCGTGAAAACGATTGCAAGCTTTTATATACATACTCTTACTTATACGTGCCTTTCTCTTCCTCCTCGAATTTCTCTTCTAATCGAACTGGAAACAAATATGACGAAACACACGGTACTCGTCCGAGATGATGTCGGAAAATCTCGCTCGGAACGCGAGTGACCGATTCGTTGCGTTTCAGCGTTTGTAGATCATGATTTTCAACGTCTTTCTTCATGAAACATACGCGACGAGCAAGCAACTTTTACTCCAGACAACTAATTACGTGATTTTTTCGGAGATATCACGGTGTAATGCATTAAACATACTGTTCCATAACGTTGATTCGAAAAAGAAAAGGCCGCTGCTTCCTCGTTTAACGCAATCTCGCATTcgtctattttttctttttttttttccttcctttctttctttctttcttcctttcttgtTTTCAATTTCGAGCCAATCCCGATCGCTAGTTTATTTAAAAAGAGGT includes these proteins:
- the LOC143220614 gene encoding LOW QUALITY PROTEIN: transmembrane emp24 domain-containing protein 5-like (The sequence of the model RefSeq protein was modified relative to this genomic sequence to represent the inferred CDS: inserted 1 base in 1 codon), whose translation is MFNLLRSLIFGVFLSLVNTSMPNSWYENLPAVALDYKVHIDAGKEDCYFQYVDAGATFYVNFQVVRGGDGKAXFAIRNPNGIIVHRYQWLSSSDYQDTVKDAGYYSICIDNQFSKFAPKLVNLYITVVRYDEWDKYSRELEELNISVENFTSVITNVERNINKMLQTQHLSRSREARDLNLLLDNNSYVQTWSIAQIIVIMVTTAIQVYFVRKLFEVKPTRYSRAGI